One Pristiophorus japonicus isolate sPriJap1 chromosome 19, sPriJap1.hap1, whole genome shotgun sequence genomic window carries:
- the LOC139230237 gene encoding uncharacterized protein, with protein MITTDALRNISSVISRDSVSNIGSIISTAVDSDISSVIITYTVSNISSKISTDTVSNISSIISTGSVSNISPIIDTDIIIHISSIISTDTVSNTSSKISSDTLSNISSIISTHTDRKISSIISTDIVSNISSRISTDIVSNFNSIFSTDTLSNISSKISTDTVSNISSIISTDTVNNISSIISTNTPSNISNIISTYFVSNVSSISSTDTVSNISSIISTYTVNNISSIISADFVSNISSIITTDIISNISSIISTDTVSNISSIISTNTVNNISSIISKNTMSNNSNIISTYFVSNVSSISSTDTVSNISSIISTYTVHNISSIISADFVSNISSIITTDIISNISSIISTDTVSNISSIISTDTVSNISSIITGDTVRRIIPIIRTDTVSNISSIISTYTVSNISSIITTDTVGYISFTISTVNVSNISSIISTDIISNISSFISRDTVSNISSIISRDTVSKISSIISTDTVSNISSIISTDTLSKISSIICTDIVSNTSSIISTDIVSNISSTISTDTLSNINSLISTDIVSIISSINSTDIVTNISSTISTDTLSNISSIISTDTASNISSKFSTDTLSDISTIISTDIFSNIISTISTDTVSNISSIISTDFVNP; from the exons ATGATCACTACAGATGCTCTCCGTAATATCAGCTCCGTAATCAGTAGAGATTCTGTCTCTAATAtcggctccataatcagcacagctgTAGACAGTGATATCAGTTCTGTAATCATTAcatatactgtcagtaatatcagctcgaaaatcagtacagatacagtaagtaacattagctctataatcagtacaggtaGTGTCAGTAATATCAGCCCTATAATCGACACAGATATTATCATTCATataagctctataatcagtacagatactgtcagtaatacgaGCTCCAAAATCAGCTCagatactctcagtaatatcagctccataatcagcacacatACTGACCGTaagatcagctccataatcagcacagatattgtcagtaatatcagctccagaaTAAGCACTGATATTGTCAGTAATTTCAACTCTATATTCAGTACagatactctcagtaatatcagctcaaaaatcagtacagatactgtcagtaatatcagctctataatcagtacagatactgtcaataatatTAGCTCAATAATAAGCACAAATACTCCGAGTAATATCAGCAATATAATCAGCACATATTTTGTCAGTAATGTCAGCTCCATaagcagtacagatactgtcagtaatatcagctccataatcagtacatatacggtcaataatatcagctccataatcagcgccgattttgtcagtaatatcagctctataatcactaCAGATATTATCAGTAATATTagttctataatcagtacagatactgtcagtaatatcagctctataatcagtacaaatactgtcaataatatcagctcAATAATAAGCAAAAATACTATGAGTAATAACAGCAATATAATCAGCACATATTTTGTCAGTAATGTCAGCTCCATaagcagtacagatactgtcagtaatatcagctccataatcagtacatatACGGTccataatatcagctccataatcagcgccgattttgtcagtaatatcagctctataatcactaCAGATATTATCAGTAATATTagttctataatcagtacagatactgtcagtaatattagctctataatcagtactgatactgtcagtaatatcagctctataatcactgGAGATACTGTCCGGAGAATCATCCCCATAATCAGGactgatactgtcagtaatatcagctccataatcagcacatatactgtcagtaatatcagctcaataATCACTACAGATACTGTCGGTTATATCAGCTTTACAATCAGTACAGTAAATgttagtaatatcagctctataatcagcacagatattatcagtaatatcagctctttcATCAGcagagatactgtcagtaatatcagttccATAATCAGCAGAGATACTGTCAGTaagatcagctctataatcagcacagatactgtcagtaacatcagctccataatcagcacagatactctcaGTAAAATCAGCTCGATAATCtgtacagatattgtcagtaataccagctccataatcagcacagatattgtcagtaatatcagctctacaatcagtacagatactctcagtaatatcaactctttaatcagtacagatattgtcagtaTTATCAGCTCCATAAACAGCACAGATATTGTCACTAATATCAGCTCTACAATCAGTACagatactctcagtaatatcagctctataatcagcacagatactgccagtaatatcagctccaaatTCAGCACAGATACTCTCAGTGATATCAgcactataatcagcacagatattttcaGTAATATCATATCtacaatcagtacagatactgtcagcaaTATCAGCTCCATCATCAGCACAGATTTTGTCA atccataa